The Bacillus thermozeamaize nucleotide sequence TTGACTCCTTTTAAGGTTTCATAATCCAAATTCCAACGATCCAGTGTGCCGGGGCGGAAGTTTTCAATCAGCACATCCGCTTTGGCACACAGCCGCTTAAACAATGCCTGGCCTTTTTCTGTCCGGATATCTAGCGTGACGGACTTCTTATTGCGGGACATACCTGGCCAGCGCAGCGGCTCCTCCCCCTTCCATGGCCCGACATTGCGAAGTGTATCCCCTTTACCAGGCAACTCCACTTTGATTACGTCCGCCCCCAAATCCCCCAACAGCGTCGCCCCGAAAGGGGCAGCAATCATCGTAGAAACATCCAAGATACGCACACCATGTAAGGGACCGAATTTTTCTTGATTCCCTGCAGATGCTCGGCTCATGTGTTTCCTCCTTTGCTGTCAGCTTGGATGGCCGCCATCGTCGCTTCTTTTAAATTCAAAATGTGTCTTAACGCCATCTCTGCAGCCAACCGGCCGTCCCGGAGTTTAATCGCCTCCAGAATGTCTTGGTGTTCCGCTATCGATTTTTCATAACGCTCCACACGAACCAGTGTGGCCTCCCTCACTTGGCGGATGATGGCCAGGTTTGTGCGCATCATCGTCACAAAAACAAAGTTCTGGCTCGCTTCCGCCATTGCGAGATGAAACGCGCTGTCCTGGCTCACTTCTTTTTGCCTGTCCTTCAGTTCCACTTTCATATGTTCAATCGCCCTTTGCAGGCGAACAATGTGTTCTTCCTTGGCTCTCGTTGCGGCAAGCTCCGCAATCTTGGGCTCAAGCGCCTCTCTCGCTTCCAAAAACGAAAGAATGGCTGAACGTTTCAGCAAATCCACGCGATCAAAACGGTATGACATCACAAGCGGGTGAATCTCTTGGACGAATCGGCCCTCACCGTGCCTGCTGACCAGCACCCCCTCCGATTCCAGCACACGAAAGGCCTCTCTCAAAGAAGCCCTGCTGCATCCCAGAAGCTGTGCCAATTCCCTCTCGCTCGGCAACTTATCCCCGGGTTTTAGCTGCCCGCTTTCAATTAACTGACGAATTTGCTGGACAATCTTCTGATAGATTTTTTGGTTTTCAATACCCGTAAAAATCGAATCCATTCGTCCTCCTTAATCATGAAATTGGAATGTGAACGAATCGTAAGAACCGGCAACTGGTCAGGTGGTCAGACCAGTTGTTTGTTGTCAATATAACACATGTCAATTTTGCAAGTCAAATCCCAATTTAAATACAAAATGAAATACAAAAAGACGTCATACATCATTCAACAGATCTATAAAATCAATGTTATTAAAATAAGAACGCATCGTGCAATAAAAGGGCCGCCTGTAAAACAGATGCATCTGTTCCCAGCCAGCCCTTAAGAACCAACATGATTTGTACCATCATCAGGCAGGTGATTCAGAGGCCTCTACCGGTTTGCAGCCTCCTTTTTCAACATCAGCCCCACTCTCCGCGACCGGACGACCAATTCATCCCTCTGGTTGTAACCACGGTGCTCAAACCAGACGATCCCCGCATTCGGGTATTTCTTTGATTCCCGCTTGTCGATCACTTCCGTCTCGCCCCGCAAGGTGTCTCCTATCCTCACCGGCGTCGGGAAGACGGTTTCCTCGAATCCCAGATTCCCCAGGGTGGTTCCCAGGGTCATCTCACTCACGCTGACGCCCACGACAAAAGACAATGTGAACAGGCTATTGACAATTCTGCCTCCATGCATGGTGGATTTTGAAAACTCTTCGTCCAAATGAAGCGGCTGTGTGTTGTGCGTCAGCGTCGTAAACAGCAGGTTGTCTGTTTCCGTAACCGTCCTCGTGATGGCGTGCCGATAGATATCTCCAATGTTGAGTTCCTCAAAATATTTTCCGCCCATTCGGCTGTCCTCCTTTATCACGTATCTGGTCCTCTCATTTCGCTCCATGACTAAGATTTATACAGTTCCAGCATCCGT carries:
- a CDS encoding dehydratase is translated as MGGKYFEELNIGDIYRHAITRTVTETDNLLFTTLTHNTQPLHLDEEFSKSTMHGGRIVNSLFTLSFVVGVSVSEMTLGTTLGNLGFEETVFPTPVRIGDTLRGETEVIDKRESKKYPNAGIVWFEHRGYNQRDELVVRSRRVGLMLKKEAANR